A single region of the Triticum dicoccoides isolate Atlit2015 ecotype Zavitan chromosome 2B, WEW_v2.0, whole genome shotgun sequence genome encodes:
- the LOC119364191 gene encoding uncharacterized protein LOC119364191 isoform X2, which produces MAGPLSRPRNASDDRINELPEVLLSDILSRLGTAEAARTVVLSTRFRDAWLATPLRLDDLELPVPARGNVSLIQPWTARADVVTRALASHPGPVALFRLSRTSFRGRVPAAEAWFRQLAAKCVREVSLCFSPEWCHDALADPLLGCPTLQVFALGKCHLSDAGASAAAAAALTELTLSETCISEAALQSVLSGCPALRSLVLKHVHGLQRIRVSSCRSLVLLGVWHYKQLDEITVEDAPCLERLLGNMRLNAAITITGAPKLTAFGYAVVSIPHLFHGERAPQGVNKGLRAPIHSVKILAISVKFSSKKDMEKVMSLLDSFPCLETLHFQSSDYRSGADKDYTTVSDYNQKRYPIRAHVLQFMRIQSEMCDVPKWVTEQQNLLSQSNMASLEAEVVFEGMKQRKDFTTEGVNALSDPFDGGINILGH; this is translated from the exons ATGGCGGGGCCCCTCTCGCGACCGCGCAACGCCAGCGACGACCGCATCAACGAGCTACCGGAAGTACTCCTCTCAGACATCCTCTCCCGCCTCGGTACCGCAGAGGCGGCCCGCACCGTCGTCCTTTCCACGCGCTTCCGCGACGCGTGGCTCGCGACCCCCCTCCGCCTCGACGACCTCGAGCTCCCCGTCCCCGCACGTGGCAATGTCTCCTTGATCCAGCCCTGGACGGCGCGCGCCGACGTCGTCACCCGCGCCCTAGCCTCCCACCCCGGCCCCGTCGCGCTCTTCCGCCTCTCCCGGACCTCCTTCCGCGGCCGCGTCCCCGCGGCCGAGGCCTGGTTCCGGCAGCTCGCCGCCAAGTGCGTCCGCGAGGTCTCCCTCTGCTTCTCGCCCGAGTGGTGCCACGACGCGCTCGCCGACCCCCTTCTCGGCTGCCCAACCCTCCAGGTCTTCGCCCTTGGCAAGTGCCACCTCTCCGACGCCGGggcctcagccgccgccgccgccgccctcaccgAGCTCACCTTGTCGGAAACCTGCATTTCCGAGGCTGCTCTTCAGAGCGTACTCTCCGGCTGCCCCGCGCTGCGCAGCCTCGTGCTCAAGCACGTCCACGGCCTTCAGCGCATCCGCGTCTCTTCTTGCCGCAGTCTCGTTCTGCTCGGTGTGTGGCACTACAAGCAGCTCGACGAGATCACCGTGGAGGATGCCCCTTGTCTGGAGCGCCTTCTCGGCAATATGCGTCTGAATGCAGCCATTACCATCACTGGTGCGCCAAAGCTTACTGCTTTTGGCTATGCCGTGGTCAGCATCCCGCATTTGTTCCACGGCGAGCGTGCGCCGCAG GGCGTCAACAAGGGTCTGCGTGCCCCGATCCATAGCGTGAAGATCCTGGCTATCAGTGTGAAGTTCTCAAGCAAGAAGGACATGGAGAAGGTGATGAGCTTACTCGACAGCTTTCCCTGCTTGGAGACTTTGCATTTCCAG TCCTCGGATTACAGGTCAGGTGCAGACAAGGATTACACCACTGTCTCTGACTACAACCAGAAGCGTTATCCCATCAG AGCACATGTGCTGCAGTTCATGAGGATTCAGTCCGAGATGTGTGACGTTCCAAAATGGGTTACGGAGCAGCAAAATCTGCTCAGCCAAAGCAACATGGCCTCCCTGGAAGCCGAGGTCGTGTTTGAGGGTATGAAACAACGCAAGGACTTCACCACAGAAGGTGTGAATGCTCTATCCGACCCCTTTGACGGTGGCATCAACATCTTGGGGCACTAA
- the LOC119364191 gene encoding uncharacterized protein LOC119364191 isoform X1, translated as MAGPLSRPRNASDDRINELPEVLLSDILSRLGTAEAARTVVLSTRFRDAWLATPLRLDDLELPVPARGNVSLIQPWTARADVVTRALASHPGPVALFRLSRTSFRGRVPAAEAWFRQLAAKCVREVSLCFSPEWCHDALADPLLGCPTLQVFALGKCHLSDAGASAAAAAALTELTLSETCISEAALQSVLSGCPALRSLVLKHVHGLQRIRVSSCRSLVLLGVWHYKQLDEITVEDAPCLERLLGNMRLNAAITITGAPKLTAFGYAVVSIPHLFHGERAPQGVNKGLRAPIHSVKILAISVKFSSKKDMEKVMSLLDSFPCLETLHFQSSDYRSGADKDYTTVSDYNQKRYPIRCVARYLKSVILECEQHNPGMLEFACFLLARAHVLQFMRIQSEMCDVPKWVTEQQNLLSQSNMASLEAEVVFEGMKQRKDFTTEGVNALSDPFDGGINILGH; from the exons ATGGCGGGGCCCCTCTCGCGACCGCGCAACGCCAGCGACGACCGCATCAACGAGCTACCGGAAGTACTCCTCTCAGACATCCTCTCCCGCCTCGGTACCGCAGAGGCGGCCCGCACCGTCGTCCTTTCCACGCGCTTCCGCGACGCGTGGCTCGCGACCCCCCTCCGCCTCGACGACCTCGAGCTCCCCGTCCCCGCACGTGGCAATGTCTCCTTGATCCAGCCCTGGACGGCGCGCGCCGACGTCGTCACCCGCGCCCTAGCCTCCCACCCCGGCCCCGTCGCGCTCTTCCGCCTCTCCCGGACCTCCTTCCGCGGCCGCGTCCCCGCGGCCGAGGCCTGGTTCCGGCAGCTCGCCGCCAAGTGCGTCCGCGAGGTCTCCCTCTGCTTCTCGCCCGAGTGGTGCCACGACGCGCTCGCCGACCCCCTTCTCGGCTGCCCAACCCTCCAGGTCTTCGCCCTTGGCAAGTGCCACCTCTCCGACGCCGGggcctcagccgccgccgccgccgccctcaccgAGCTCACCTTGTCGGAAACCTGCATTTCCGAGGCTGCTCTTCAGAGCGTACTCTCCGGCTGCCCCGCGCTGCGCAGCCTCGTGCTCAAGCACGTCCACGGCCTTCAGCGCATCCGCGTCTCTTCTTGCCGCAGTCTCGTTCTGCTCGGTGTGTGGCACTACAAGCAGCTCGACGAGATCACCGTGGAGGATGCCCCTTGTCTGGAGCGCCTTCTCGGCAATATGCGTCTGAATGCAGCCATTACCATCACTGGTGCGCCAAAGCTTACTGCTTTTGGCTATGCCGTGGTCAGCATCCCGCATTTGTTCCACGGCGAGCGTGCGCCGCAG GGCGTCAACAAGGGTCTGCGTGCCCCGATCCATAGCGTGAAGATCCTGGCTATCAGTGTGAAGTTCTCAAGCAAGAAGGACATGGAGAAGGTGATGAGCTTACTCGACAGCTTTCCCTGCTTGGAGACTTTGCATTTCCAG TCCTCGGATTACAGGTCAGGTGCAGACAAGGATTACACCACTGTCTCTGACTACAACCAGAAGCGTTATCCCATCAGGTGTGTTGCGAGATATCTCAAGAGCGTTATACTGGAATGCGAACAACACAACCCTGGCATGCTTGAATTTGCATGTTTTCTCCTTGCTAGAGCACATGTGCTGCAGTTCATGAGGATTCAGTCCGAGATGTGTGACGTTCCAAAATGGGTTACGGAGCAGCAAAATCTGCTCAGCCAAAGCAACATGGCCTCCCTGGAAGCCGAGGTCGTGTTTGAGGGTATGAAACAACGCAAGGACTTCACCACAGAAGGTGTGAATGCTCTATCCGACCCCTTTGACGGTGGCATCAACATCTTGGGGCACTAA
- the LOC119364192 gene encoding RNA polymerase II C-terminal domain phosphatase-like 4: protein MSLAAESPSPSPSSSSGSDDFAALLDAELDLASAVDSASAGDPSTSPTSSDDEEDDDEDAVADVETVEQSSAKRRKVKVQYQDRETAIRPDEDSIGSSEDAQIKICPPHPGYFGGLCFRCGKRQDEEDVPGVAFGYVHKGLRLGTSEIDRLRGSDLKNLLRERKLILILDLDHTLTNSTKLHDISAAENNLGIQTAASKDDPNGSLFTLEGMQMLTKLRPFVRKFLKEASNMFEMYIYTMGDKAYAIEIAKLLDPRNVYFNSKVISNSDCTQRHQKGLDMVLGAESVAVILDDTEYVWQKHKENLILMERYHYFASSCRQFGFSVKSLSELMQDERGSDGALATILDVLKRIHTIFFDSAVETALSSRDVRQVIKRVRQEVLQGCKLVFSRVFPSSSRPQDQFIWKMAEQLGAICSADVDSTITHVVAVDVGTDKARWAVKNNKILVHPRWIEASNFRWHRQQEEDFPVKVKKNEKDKENDVAAATGPANEKDKEDDVVAAVTDPANEKDKDDVAPAATDPANEKDKKNDLLLLSLIQ from the exons ATGAGTCTAGCAGCCGaatcgccgtcgccgtccccgtcgtcgtcgAGCGGCAGCGACGATTTCGCTGCGCTCCTAGACGCGGAGCTGGATCTCGCCTCTGCCGTCGACTCCGCCTCTGCGGGCGACCCCTCCACATCACCCACAAGCAGCGATgacgaagaggacgacgatgaagaCGCGGTGGCCGATGTAGAAACCGTGGAGCAGAGCAG TGCCAAAAGGCGTAAAGTGAAGGTGCAATACCAAGATCGAGAAACGGCAATAAGGCCTGATGAAGATTCCATTG GTTCATCTGAAGATGCTCAAATCAAGATATGTCCTCCACATCCTGGATATTTTGGTGGACTTTGCTTTAGGTGTGGGAAAAGACAAGACGAGGAAGATGTTCCAGGGGTTGCTTTTGGTTATGTCCACAAG GGTTTGAGGCTAGGTACATCAGAAATTGACAGATTGCGTGGATCTGATTTGAAGAATTTGCTGCGTGAAAGAAAACTGATACTTATTTTAGACTTGGACCATACACTTACCAACTCGACAAAACTCCATGATATTTCTGCTGCTGAAAATAACCTGGGAATTCAGACTGCTGCATCAAAAG ACGATCCAAATGGAAGCTTGTTCACATTAGAAGGAATGCAGATGCTTACAAAGTTGAGACCCTTTGTCCGTAAATTTCTAAAAGAAGCAAGCAATATGTTTGAGATGTATATATACACCATGGGCGACAAGGCTTATGCAATTGAAATAGCAAAGCTTCTTGACCCTCGTAATGTCTATTTTAATTCCAAAGTGATTTCAAACTCTGACTGCACACAGCGACACCAGAAAGGTCTTGATATGGTTCTTGGAGCTGAAAGTGTTGCCGTGATTCTTGATGATACTGAGTAT GTCTGGCAGAAGCATAAAGAAAACCTAATACTGATGGAGAGATATCATTACTTTGCTTCGAGCTGTCGCCAGTTTGGTTTTAGCGTCAAATCTCTGTCAGAGTTGATGCAAGATGAAAGGGGGAGTGATGGTGCTTTGGCCACTATCTTAGATGTTCTGAAGCGtatacacacgattttctttgactCG GCTGTTGAAACTGCTCTTTCTTCACGGGATGTAAGACAG GTAATCAAGAGGGTACGGCAAGAAGTACTGCAAGGCTGCAAATTAGTCTTCAGTCGGGTGTTCCCGTCCAGTTCTCGCCCACAGGATCAGTTTATCTGGAAGATGGCCGAGCAGCTGGGAGCCATTTGCTCCGCGGACGTGGATTCCACTATCACCCATGTTGTCGCTGTGGATGTTGGAACTGATAAGGCCCGTTGGGCAGTTAAGAACAACAAGATCCTGGTCCACCCCCGCTGGATTGAAGCCTCAAATTTCCGGTGGCACCGGCAGCAGGAGGAAGATTTTCCCGTGAAGGTGAAGAAGAATGAAAAGGACAAGGAAAATGATGTTGCTGCTGCCACTGGTCCAGCGAATGAAAAGGATAAAGAAGATGATGTTGTTGCTGCTGTCACTGATCCAGCGAATGAAAAGGATAAAGACGATGTTGCTCCTGCTGCGACTGATCCAGCGAATGAAAAGGATAAAAAAAACGATTTGCTGCTGCTGTCACTGATTCAATGA